In Colwellia sp. M166, a genomic segment contains:
- a CDS encoding cell division protein FtsQ/DivIB — translation MAEAIEKQQPLRNDVTNLHWSFWLGVTFFVAVIIAILLFGFFLNKRLSAEESVPVTSIAIAGEMPYTTRLDIENAIEKVNLGNFFNLDVNDVQQRVAKLPWVYSVSVRKKWPDELKIYVVDQKPIAHWNGDFLINENGKAFQADIKRLVEKLPAFFGPEGSEKVALENFRNLNKLLDFSQLSIDELVLSERFAWQLILDDGVTINLGRDNRVERIQRFMDVYPQIKLNTKQGQQVDYVDLRYDTGLAVGWKTTDNKERV, via the coding sequence ATGGCTGAGGCAATAGAGAAGCAACAGCCGTTAAGGAATGACGTCACCAATTTACACTGGTCGTTTTGGTTAGGCGTTACGTTTTTTGTTGCTGTTATTATTGCCATATTATTGTTTGGTTTTTTTTTAAACAAACGCTTAAGCGCTGAAGAGTCAGTGCCGGTTACGTCCATTGCTATTGCGGGTGAAATGCCGTATACCACGCGTTTAGATATTGAAAATGCAATAGAAAAAGTTAATTTGGGTAATTTTTTCAATTTGGATGTTAATGATGTCCAACAGAGAGTGGCTAAATTACCTTGGGTTTATTCGGTTTCAGTACGAAAAAAATGGCCAGATGAATTAAAAATTTATGTAGTAGATCAAAAGCCTATTGCCCATTGGAATGGTGATTTTTTGATTAATGAAAATGGTAAAGCATTTCAGGCTGACATAAAACGTTTAGTTGAGAAACTGCCGGCATTTTTTGGCCCAGAAGGTAGTGAGAAAGTTGCCTTGGAGAATTTTAGAAATTTGAATAAACTGTTGGATTTTAGTCAGTTAAGTATTGATGAGTTGGTACTGTCTGAACGTTTTGCATGGCAGCTTATTTTAGATGATGGTGTGACTATCAACTTAGGTCGCGATAACCGCGTTGAGCGTATACAGCGCTTTATGGATGTTTATCCACAGATAAAATTGAATACAAAGCAGGGTCAACAAGTCGATTATGTTGATCTGAGATATGATACTGGTTTAGCCGTAGGTTGGAAAACCACGGATAATAAAGAAAGAGTTTAA
- the ftsA gene encoding cell division protein FtsA, with translation MSKVTERNLVVGLDIGTSKISVAVGEITPDNQLSIVGVGNQPARGMDKGGVNDLNLVIQSIQRAINEAELMADCHITSVYLGISGKHISCQNENGMVPINDKEVMQDDVDNVIHTARSVPISAERRMLHVLPQEYSIDCQDGIKSPIGMSGVRMEAKVHIVTCANDMAKNIVKCVERCDLKADQLIFSALASSYAILTDDEKELGICVVDMGAGTMDIAVFTGGALRHTAVIPVAGNQVTSDIAKIFRTPLSHAEEIKVQYACALRQMVSMEENIEVPSVGGRPARSMSRHTLAEVVEPRYQELFELIQEELRECGLEDQIAAGYVLTGGTAKMEGVVEFAEEVFQMPARVAQPSDICGLKEYVNDPTYSTVVGLLHYGMQANQQQSNEKKKSESVGSIGSRVLAWFKGEF, from the coding sequence ATGTCAAAAGTAACTGAAAGAAATTTAGTAGTTGGATTAGATATTGGAACGTCAAAAATTTCAGTAGCGGTTGGTGAGATCACACCCGATAATCAGCTCAGTATTGTTGGTGTTGGAAATCAACCTGCCCGTGGCATGGATAAAGGTGGTGTTAATGACCTTAATCTGGTTATTCAGTCTATTCAGCGTGCGATTAACGAAGCTGAATTAATGGCAGACTGCCACATCACCTCAGTTTACCTTGGCATTTCAGGTAAGCATATCAGCTGCCAAAATGAAAACGGTATGGTGCCCATCAATGATAAAGAGGTGATGCAGGATGATGTGGATAACGTTATTCATACCGCCCGCTCTGTGCCCATTTCGGCAGAACGTCGTATGCTGCACGTTTTGCCGCAAGAATATAGCATAGACTGCCAAGACGGTATAAAAAGTCCTATCGGCATGTCAGGTGTGCGTATGGAAGCAAAAGTACATATTGTCACTTGTGCAAACGACATGGCAAAAAACATTGTTAAATGTGTTGAACGTTGTGACCTAAAAGCTGATCAATTAATTTTCTCAGCGCTTGCTTCTAGCTACGCAATCTTAACTGATGATGAAAAAGAGCTTGGGATCTGTGTGGTTGATATGGGCGCTGGCACTATGGATATTGCGGTTTTTACCGGTGGCGCTTTACGCCATACCGCGGTAATACCTGTTGCAGGTAATCAAGTTACTAGCGATATTGCAAAGATTTTTCGTACACCGTTAAGTCATGCTGAAGAGATTAAGGTGCAGTACGCCTGTGCGTTGCGCCAAATGGTCAGTATGGAAGAAAATATTGAAGTGCCTAGTGTTGGCGGACGTCCTGCACGCTCGATGTCACGTCATACTTTAGCGGAAGTCGTTGAGCCTAGGTATCAAGAATTATTTGAACTGATCCAAGAGGAACTACGAGAATGTGGATTAGAAGATCAAATTGCTGCGGGTTATGTTTTAACCGGAGGTACAGCAAAAATGGAAGGTGTAGTTGAGTTTGCCGAAGAAGTATTTCAAATGCCAGCACGAGTTGCTCAGCCTTCAGATATCTGCGGATTGAAAGAGTATGTTAACGACCCAACATATTCTACGGTTGTCGGCTTGTTACACTATGGTATGCAAGCGAATCAGCAGCAAAGTAATGAGAAAAAGAAAAGCGAGTCAGTCGGTAGTATCGGCTCGAGAGTACTTGCTTGGTTTAAAGGCGAATTTTAA
- the ftsZ gene encoding cell division protein FtsZ: MFELMEDHNAEAVIKVIGVGGGGGNAVEHMVSQTIEGVEFITANTDSQALRNSAANVTLQLGHDVTKGLGAGANPEIGRRSAEEDRETIKETLQGADMVFIAAGMGGGTGTGAAPVVAEIAKEMGILTVAVVTKPFPFEGKKRMNYADQGIEFLSKNVDSLITIPNEKLLKVLGPGTSLLDAFKAANNVLLGAVQGIAELITRPGLINVDFADVRTVMSEMGTAMMGSGTASGPDRAEEAAEAAISSPLLEDVDLAGARGILVNITAGMDISIDEFETVGNAVKAFASENATVVVGAVIDPEMTEELRVTVVATGIGAERKPDITLVNPTPVAEPQVVGGDYIASAQPELSANPVTMPEANAQAQKVAATELDDYLDIPAFLRKQAD; encoded by the coding sequence ATGTTTGAATTAATGGAAGATCACAACGCAGAAGCAGTCATCAAAGTTATTGGTGTTGGTGGCGGGGGCGGAAACGCGGTAGAACACATGGTGTCACAAACCATTGAAGGTGTAGAATTTATTACCGCAAATACCGATTCTCAAGCATTACGTAACTCAGCGGCAAATGTTACTTTGCAGCTAGGTCACGATGTCACTAAAGGACTGGGTGCTGGTGCGAACCCTGAAATTGGTCGCCGAAGTGCGGAAGAAGACCGAGAAACTATTAAAGAAACACTGCAAGGTGCTGATATGGTCTTTATCGCAGCTGGTATGGGTGGTGGTACGGGCACTGGTGCTGCGCCAGTTGTTGCCGAAATAGCCAAAGAAATGGGGATTTTAACGGTTGCGGTCGTGACTAAGCCATTTCCTTTTGAAGGCAAAAAACGCATGAACTATGCCGATCAAGGTATCGAGTTTTTATCAAAAAATGTTGATTCATTGATCACTATTCCGAACGAAAAATTATTGAAAGTGCTTGGCCCTGGCACCAGTTTATTAGATGCCTTTAAAGCCGCGAATAATGTTTTATTAGGTGCTGTGCAAGGTATCGCGGAACTTATTACCCGTCCTGGACTCATAAACGTCGATTTCGCCGATGTTAGAACCGTAATGTCTGAAATGGGTACTGCAATGATGGGCTCTGGCACTGCATCAGGTCCAGACCGTGCAGAGGAAGCGGCAGAAGCTGCTATTTCAAGTCCGTTACTTGAAGACGTTGATTTAGCTGGCGCGCGCGGTATTTTGGTTAATATCACTGCCGGCATGGATATTAGCATTGATGAATTTGAAACTGTTGGTAATGCGGTTAAAGCTTTTGCATCTGAAAATGCTACCGTTGTCGTTGGTGCGGTTATTGACCCTGAAATGACGGAAGAATTACGAGTAACGGTTGTGGCAACGGGTATTGGTGCAGAGCGTAAACCAGATATTACCTTAGTCAATCCTACGCCTGTGGCTGAGCCACAAGTTGTTGGTGGTGACTATATTGCTAGCGCACAACCTGAGCTGTCTGCGAATCCGGTTACTATGCCAGAAGCTAATGCTCAAGCGCAGAAAGTAGCAGCTACTGAACTTGATGATTATTTAGATATTCCGGCATTTTTACGTAAACAAGCAGACTAA
- the lpxC gene encoding UDP-3-O-acyl-N-acetylglucosamine deacetylase: protein MIKQRTLKESVSAIGVGLHKGEKVQITLRPAPANTGIIFRRVDLDPVVDIPATPEAVGETTLCTCLVNEQGVQISTVEHLLSAVAGLGIDNLIVEVDSPEIPIMDGSALPFVYLIQSVGIETSNVAKRFLRITKTIRVEEGDKWAELKPYEGFRVNFAIEFEHPVIANTCQTMSMDLSSCSFVKEISRARTFGFMKDIEFLRSHNLALGGSLENAIVLDEYRMLNKDDLRYDDEFVKHKILDAIGDLYMGGVSILGELNAFKSGHGLNNMLLREVFKQVDCWEWVTYEDTIESPIQFQEISATAF, encoded by the coding sequence ATGATTAAACAACGTACGTTAAAAGAAAGTGTCTCTGCCATAGGTGTAGGGTTACATAAAGGTGAAAAGGTGCAGATCACTCTCCGTCCTGCGCCTGCTAACACCGGTATTATTTTTCGCCGAGTTGATTTAGATCCCGTTGTCGATATTCCAGCGACACCGGAAGCTGTGGGTGAAACAACTTTATGTACGTGTTTAGTGAATGAGCAAGGTGTTCAGATTTCCACCGTCGAACATTTGCTTTCTGCTGTCGCAGGTTTAGGTATTGATAACCTCATTGTTGAGGTTGATTCACCTGAAATTCCAATTATGGATGGTAGTGCTTTACCGTTTGTGTATTTAATTCAGTCAGTAGGCATTGAAACATCAAATGTTGCCAAACGCTTTTTACGTATTACTAAAACTATACGCGTAGAAGAAGGTGACAAGTGGGCTGAATTAAAGCCTTATGAAGGTTTTCGGGTTAATTTCGCGATTGAATTTGAACACCCGGTGATTGCTAATACTTGTCAAACCATGAGTATGGATCTTTCAAGTTGTTCATTTGTTAAAGAGATCAGTCGCGCACGCACCTTTGGTTTTATGAAAGATATTGAGTTCTTACGTTCACATAACCTTGCCTTAGGTGGTAGCTTGGAAAACGCGATTGTTTTAGATGAATATCGCATGCTCAATAAAGATGACTTACGCTACGATGATGAGTTTGTTAAGCATAAAATTTTAGATGCTATTGGTGACCTGTATATGGGCGGTGTTAGCATCTTGGGTGAACTGAATGCTTTTAAATCAGGTCATGGCTTAAATAACATGTTGTTGCGTGAAGTATTTAAACAAGTCGATTGTTGGGAATGGGTAACGTATGAAGATACGATTGAATCACCCATCCAATTTCAAGAAATTAGTGCGACGGCATTTTAA
- a CDS encoding DUF721 domain-containing protein, with protein MARKSKIPTDMSALFNSTSGTLAQIAAKTNFLTVLADIVRQICPDLPADVWKIANFKANAIVIEVNSAVWSQRLQFERMNICRELSEVTNNEFNQIEIKITPFRTKIPEKTVIPNAINSTISARTAAQLLAVARSAPDSLRKKLEKLASHAKK; from the coding sequence ATGGCACGAAAATCGAAAATCCCCACAGACATGTCAGCGCTGTTTAATTCAACGTCAGGCACTTTGGCACAAATAGCTGCAAAAACCAACTTTTTAACCGTATTGGCTGATATTGTACGACAAATTTGTCCCGACCTACCAGCAGATGTTTGGAAAATAGCCAATTTCAAAGCTAATGCCATTGTCATTGAGGTAAACTCAGCCGTTTGGAGCCAACGATTACAGTTTGAAAGAATGAATATTTGCCGAGAACTTAGCGAAGTAACCAATAACGAATTCAACCAAATAGAAATTAAAATCACACCATTTCGAACAAAAATACCCGAAAAAACCGTTATTCCTAACGCCATTAATTCCACTATATCAGCACGTACCGCAGCGCAGTTATTAGCAGTGGCACGCAGTGCTCCTGATAGTTTGCGGAAAAAGTTAGAAAAACTTGCTTCGCATGCAAAAAAATAG
- a CDS encoding M23 family metallopeptidase gives MSLTLLYRGKNVRFSMKLNKLHWLSALIVFALISGFIVHLIASADDVPKNTIYQLSSLPIIDDTKVNSQQVTAVTMKLAELQSQVLRLNALGDRLAEEASIPDNEFNFQSFPSSGGPMIQSHEEKPKSLAELLLDITALEESLGHEEKQLKMLESVTLGHHIENTRYLSGRPIKKGWLSSYFGMRKDPFNGKPAMHKGVDFAGSEDADIIATASGVVSWAGDRYGYGQLIEINHGDNLKTRYGHNKAIKVSVGDVVTKGQVIAKMGSTGRSTGPHVHYEILRNNRQIDPKKYVYRKAKN, from the coding sequence ATGAGTTTAACATTACTATACCGAGGAAAGAACGTTAGATTTTCAATGAAGCTAAATAAGCTACATTGGTTATCTGCCTTAATTGTTTTTGCCTTAATTTCAGGTTTTATTGTCCATTTGATCGCCTCTGCAGATGATGTACCGAAAAATACAATATATCAGCTATCAAGCCTACCCATTATTGATGATACTAAAGTAAATAGCCAACAAGTAACCGCAGTTACCATGAAGTTGGCCGAATTACAAAGCCAAGTGTTAAGATTAAATGCTTTAGGCGATCGCTTAGCTGAAGAGGCGAGCATTCCTGATAATGAATTTAACTTTCAATCATTCCCCTCGAGTGGCGGTCCGATGATTCAAAGTCATGAGGAAAAGCCTAAAAGCTTAGCGGAGCTACTTTTGGATATTACCGCATTGGAAGAATCGCTTGGTCATGAAGAAAAACAATTAAAAATGCTTGAATCTGTCACTTTAGGTCACCATATAGAGAATACACGGTATTTGTCTGGTCGACCAATAAAGAAGGGTTGGTTGTCATCGTATTTTGGTATGCGTAAAGACCCTTTTAATGGTAAGCCGGCAATGCATAAAGGCGTTGATTTTGCAGGTAGTGAAGATGCTGATATTATAGCTACCGCATCTGGAGTGGTAAGTTGGGCAGGTGATCGTTATGGTTATGGTCAATTAATTGAAATTAATCATGGTGATAACTTAAAAACTCGTTATGGTCACAATAAAGCAATAAAAGTATCGGTTGGTGATGTTGTTACTAAAGGTCAGGTTATTGCAAAAATGGGCAGTACAGGTCGTTCCACAGGACCACACGTACATTATGAAATTTTGCGTAATAATCGCCAAATAGATCCAAAAAAATACGTTTATCGCAAAGCAAAAAATTAG
- the secA gene encoding preprotein translocase subunit SecA, whose translation MFVKLMTKLFGSRNDRLLKQMCKEVTKINALEPVFEALSDEELKAKTTEFKERVEQGEVLDELIPEAFAVVREASKRVFGMRHFDVQMIGGMVLNSGKIAEMRTGEGKTLTATLPAYLNALTNKGVHVITVNDYLATRDADWSRPLFEFLGMTVGCNIAGMAPGDKQAAYNADITYGTNNEFGFDYLRDNMAFSPEERAQKPLNFAVIDEVDSILIDEARTPLIISGQAEDSSELYRNINLVVPTLVQQDEEDKEGQESTGDFTIDEKAKQIYLTELGQIHIEEIMIEKGLMQQGDSLFSAANITLLHHVMAALRAHKLFQKDVDYIVKDGEIVIVDEHTGRTMEGRRWSEGLHQAVEAKEGVDIQNENQTLASITFQNFFRIYNKLSGMTGTADTEAFEFNHIYGLETVVIPTNQPMVRKDLPDLIYLTAEEKFEAILEDIKDCVERGQPVLVGTISIETSEFLSSFLKKAKIKHKVLNAKFHQQEAEIVADAGKIGAVTIATNMAGRGTDIVLGGNLSMMLAKLDNPSADQIEKVKAAWQEEHEKVLAAGGLHIVATERHESRRIDNQLRGRSGRQGDAGSTRFYLSMEDGLMRIFASERISNMMRKLGMERGEAIEHPWVTKSIENAQRKVEGRNFDIRKQLLEFDDVSNDQRKVIYEQRNELMDEADIAEVIKAIRADVVNGLISQHIPPQSLEEMWDVTGLEERIKGELNLELTIAKWLEEDSNLHEETLREKIVAEVEASYVAKEEMVGAEVLRQFEKAVMLQSLDSHWKEHLAAMDHLRQGIHLRGYAQKNPKQEFKRESFELFAELLDNLKYDVIGILSKVQIKAESDVEAVEEQHRKADEAPKEFTHQSASQPEETAMARVGRNEPCPCGSGKKYKQCHGKLS comes from the coding sequence ATGTTTGTAAAGTTAATGACAAAACTGTTTGGTAGTCGAAATGATCGATTACTTAAACAAATGTGCAAAGAAGTAACAAAAATTAATGCTCTAGAACCCGTTTTTGAAGCCCTCAGTGATGAAGAACTAAAAGCAAAAACAACTGAGTTTAAAGAGCGCGTTGAGCAAGGCGAAGTACTAGACGAGCTTATTCCTGAAGCATTTGCTGTGGTACGTGAAGCGAGTAAACGCGTATTTGGTATGCGTCACTTTGATGTGCAAATGATCGGTGGCATGGTACTCAACTCGGGTAAAATAGCCGAAATGCGTACCGGTGAAGGTAAAACGCTTACCGCAACTTTACCGGCTTATTTAAATGCTTTAACCAATAAAGGTGTGCATGTGATTACGGTCAATGACTACCTTGCTACCCGTGATGCGGATTGGAGTCGGCCATTATTTGAATTTTTAGGTATGACTGTTGGCTGTAATATTGCTGGTATGGCACCTGGCGATAAACAAGCAGCATATAACGCTGATATCACTTACGGTACCAACAACGAGTTTGGTTTTGACTACCTGCGCGATAATATGGCCTTTTCGCCAGAAGAGCGGGCACAAAAGCCATTAAACTTTGCCGTTATTGATGAAGTCGACTCGATTTTAATTGATGAAGCGCGCACGCCATTAATTATTTCTGGTCAAGCGGAAGATAGTTCTGAACTTTACCGTAATATCAATCTGGTAGTGCCAACGCTTGTTCAGCAAGATGAAGAAGATAAAGAAGGTCAAGAAAGTACCGGTGACTTCACCATTGACGAAAAAGCCAAGCAAATCTATCTAACTGAGCTAGGTCAAATACATATCGAAGAAATCATGATCGAAAAAGGTTTAATGCAGCAAGGAGATTCTCTATTCTCAGCAGCAAATATTACTTTACTCCATCATGTTATGGCGGCATTGCGTGCTCATAAACTGTTTCAAAAAGATGTTGATTATATTGTTAAAGATGGTGAAATCGTCATTGTTGATGAACATACCGGTCGTACAATGGAAGGTCGCCGTTGGTCAGAAGGTTTGCACCAAGCGGTTGAAGCGAAAGAAGGTGTTGATATTCAAAATGAAAATCAGACACTGGCATCAATTACCTTCCAAAATTTTTTCCGTATCTATAATAAATTATCAGGTATGACAGGTACTGCGGACACAGAAGCGTTCGAGTTTAATCATATCTATGGTTTAGAAACGGTGGTTATCCCAACAAACCAACCTATGGTACGTAAGGATTTACCTGATTTAATTTACTTAACAGCTGAAGAAAAGTTTGAAGCGATTTTAGAAGATATTAAAGACTGTGTTGAACGTGGCCAACCGGTTTTGGTGGGAACTATCAGCATTGAAACCTCTGAATTCTTATCTTCATTTTTAAAGAAAGCAAAGATTAAGCATAAAGTATTGAATGCTAAGTTCCACCAACAGGAAGCTGAGATTGTTGCCGACGCGGGTAAAATTGGTGCGGTAACCATTGCCACTAACATGGCTGGTCGTGGTACTGATATCGTACTGGGTGGTAACTTAAGTATGATGCTAGCTAAGCTTGATAACCCAAGCGCAGACCAAATTGAAAAAGTGAAAGCCGCATGGCAAGAAGAGCATGAAAAGGTATTAGCCGCGGGTGGCCTACATATTGTTGCCACTGAGCGTCATGAGTCTCGTCGTATAGATAATCAATTGCGTGGTCGTTCAGGCCGTCAAGGTGATGCGGGCTCAACGCGTTTTTACCTATCGATGGAAGATGGCTTAATGCGCATTTTTGCCTCTGAGCGTATTTCTAACATGATGCGTAAATTAGGTATGGAGCGCGGTGAAGCAATTGAACATCCTTGGGTGACTAAGAGTATTGAAAATGCTCAACGTAAAGTTGAAGGCCGTAACTTTGATATTCGTAAACAATTACTTGAGTTTGATGATGTTTCAAATGACCAACGTAAAGTTATTTATGAGCAACGAAATGAGCTGATGGATGAAGCAGATATTGCTGAGGTTATTAAAGCGATTCGTGCAGATGTCGTTAATGGTTTGATTAGTCAACATATTCCACCACAATCGTTAGAAGAAATGTGGGATGTTACGGGCTTAGAAGAACGTATTAAAGGCGAACTTAATCTTGAGCTGACTATTGCAAAATGGTTAGAAGAAGACAGCAACTTGCATGAAGAAACTTTACGTGAAAAAATTGTTGCAGAAGTTGAAGCGAGTTATGTTGCTAAAGAAGAGATGGTTGGTGCTGAAGTTTTACGCCAGTTTGAAAAGGCTGTTATGCTACAAAGCCTAGATTCTCATTGGAAAGAGCATTTAGCGGCAATGGACCATTTACGTCAAGGTATTCATTTACGCGGTTACGCGCAAAAGAATCCAAAACAAGAATTTAAGCGTGAATCTTTCGAGTTATTTGCCGAATTACTTGATAACTTAAAATATGATGTTATTGGTATCTTAAGTAAAGTGCAAATTAAGGCTGAATCTGATGTTGAAGCGGTTGAAGAACAACATAGAAAAGCTGATGAAGCACCGAAAGAGTTTACACATCAGTCGGCCTCACAGCCTGAAGAAACTGCGATGGCGCGTGTTGGACGTAATGAGCCTTGTCCGTGCGGCTCAGGTAAAAAATATAAACAGTGTCACGGTAAGTTAAGCTAA
- the mutT gene encoding 8-oxo-dGTP diphosphatase MutT: protein MTTKIVHVAVGVIKQGDQYFLTKRLADSHQGGKWEFPGGKVEDDETVHQALFRELKEEVAIEVLTCTPLIEISHDYVDKKVLLEVFVVDNFIGEAKALEGQASAWYQLTDFEHLNFPAANQAIIEKLQQIYL, encoded by the coding sequence ATGACAACTAAAATTGTGCATGTTGCTGTTGGGGTTATCAAACAGGGCGATCAGTATTTTCTAACTAAGCGCTTAGCAGATAGTCATCAAGGGGGAAAGTGGGAATTTCCCGGTGGTAAAGTTGAAGATGATGAAACTGTGCATCAGGCGCTATTTAGAGAGCTAAAAGAAGAGGTGGCGATAGAAGTGTTAACCTGTACGCCGCTAATCGAAATAAGCCATGACTACGTTGATAAAAAGGTGTTATTAGAAGTCTTTGTTGTTGATAACTTTATCGGTGAAGCAAAAGCTTTAGAAGGGCAAGCATCTGCTTGGTATCAATTAACTGATTTCGAACACTTAAATTTCCCTGCTGCTAATCAAGCCATTATTGAAAAGCTACAACAAATATATTTGTAG
- the yacG gene encoding DNA gyrase inhibitor YacG, whose amino-acid sequence MTLKVSCPTCKKEVLWQAQSQHRPFCSKRCQLIDIGDWADENHKISQPVQGAVDLNEEMLDALEDQFLQHNKFFVEPE is encoded by the coding sequence ATGACATTAAAAGTATCTTGCCCCACTTGTAAAAAAGAAGTGCTTTGGCAAGCGCAAAGCCAACATCGTCCATTTTGTAGTAAGCGTTGTCAGTTAATTGATATCGGTGATTGGGCTGATGAAAATCATAAAATTAGCCAGCCAGTGCAAGGCGCTGTCGACTTAAATGAAGAAATGCTTGACGCGTTGGAAGATCAATTTTTACAACATAATAAATTTTTTGTTGAACCTGAATAA
- the zapD gene encoding cell division protein ZapD, with the protein MTAILYEHPLNERIRNYLKLEQLFAQTFDCLQYNIVTSHSVFFNALFAIVDTLERNDIRGDLIKDLEKLEQNLVIWSQNPEIDNAILEENLKKTIGLSSNLKVACPQWTELKADKFLMALKQRFAIQGGSSSFDLPQLQFWLHQPSAQVEQQCHYWLSRLAQISSALSLIMKFIRQRAEFKQILTESGFYQDNGEGLILLRIKVADTLSFYPTISGNRFRYSIRFMMPCNDAGRKYVKQATSFLLARC; encoded by the coding sequence ATGACTGCAATATTGTACGAACATCCGCTCAATGAGCGTATACGTAACTACTTAAAACTTGAGCAACTTTTTGCTCAAACCTTTGATTGCTTGCAATACAATATTGTCACTAGCCACAGTGTATTTTTTAACGCATTATTCGCCATAGTCGACACCTTAGAGCGAAATGATATCCGTGGTGATTTAATTAAAGATCTTGAAAAATTAGAACAAAATTTAGTCATTTGGTCACAAAACCCAGAGATTGATAACGCCATTTTGGAAGAAAACTTAAAAAAGACCATCGGCCTTTCAAGTAATTTAAAAGTAGCTTGCCCTCAATGGACCGAACTTAAAGCCGACAAATTTTTAATGGCTTTAAAGCAGCGTTTCGCTATTCAGGGAGGAAGTTCGAGTTTTGATCTGCCACAATTACAATTTTGGTTACACCAACCCAGTGCTCAAGTTGAGCAGCAGTGTCACTACTGGTTATCACGACTGGCTCAAATTAGTTCAGCATTATCATTGATAATGAAATTTATTCGACAAAGAGCAGAGTTTAAACAGATATTGACGGAAAGTGGCTTCTATCAAGACAATGGTGAAGGGTTAATACTTTTGCGTATCAAAGTAGCTGATACTTTATCGTTTTACCCAACCATTAGTGGTAACCGCTTTCGCTACTCTATTCGCTTTATGATGCCATGTAATGATGCTGGGCGTAAATACGTTAAACAAGCCACAAGTTTCTTATTAGCTCGTTGTTAA
- the coaE gene encoding dephospho-CoA kinase (Dephospho-CoA kinase (CoaE) performs the final step in coenzyme A biosynthesis.): protein MSEFIVGLTGGIGSGKTTVTDIFHQLGIDIIDADIAARIVVAPGSTALLTISNYFGSEYIDHQGQLNRAKLRSRIFTVAEDKTWLNNLLHPLIRQEILTQISLAKSRYCILVAPLLLENKLNKLVNRVLVVDVDEKTQIARTVARDPSSAEEVKRIIASQMPRAQRLSLADDIISNHNISLKTLRQQVGNLDKKYQKMLSNSL, encoded by the coding sequence ATGTCTGAATTTATTGTCGGCTTAACTGGCGGTATTGGTAGCGGTAAAACCACGGTTACCGATATTTTTCACCAATTAGGTATTGATATTATTGACGCTGATATCGCTGCTCGCATAGTAGTTGCACCGGGTAGCACAGCATTATTAACCATTAGCAATTACTTTGGCAGTGAGTATATTGATCATCAAGGGCAACTTAACAGAGCAAAACTGCGTAGCAGGATTTTCACTGTTGCTGAAGATAAAACCTGGTTAAATAACCTATTGCACCCTTTAATTCGACAAGAAATTTTAACACAAATATCGTTGGCTAAAAGTCGCTATTGCATACTAGTGGCACCATTACTGTTGGAAAATAAGCTCAATAAATTGGTCAATCGGGTGTTAGTGGTTGATGTTGATGAAAAAACACAAATTGCCCGAACCGTTGCACGCGATCCTAGCTCAGCAGAAGAGGTTAAGCGCATCATTGCCAGTCAGATGCCAAGAGCACAACGTCTTAGCTTGGCTGATGACATCATAAGTAACCACAATATCAGTTTAAAAACACTTCGCCAGCAAGTAGGCAACTTAGATAAAAAATATCAAAAAATGTTAAGTAACTCGTTATGA